Proteins encoded within one genomic window of Candidatus Binatia bacterium:
- a CDS encoding MtrB/PioB family outer membrane beta-barrel protein has product MKRLRQIQWALPAMIVLSIAAAAPAFAADGEVTLGTQWYNQTTREPKWFDEYRDITNGPMIESFVILDKIDGGRYALVGTNVLHHDQSTSLTYRRPRFTVGVMYKEIPHNLSWNTRTPYSRLGPGVYALPDAVQRRIQSDSASTPARTADLQSLLASANTEPLGFRTDVTKAIIRGRIGSGLQLDVRGSRRMRQGDKAYSITLGGFSNVVEIPEDIDQQIVTGEAKLSYAKKRLVLEASGGLEGFINEVDALIVDNPRIAADSTIGSSRGRLDLYPDNRTVRGSLRAGLELPHHSVLNAFAGISETKQDDRFLPYTINSALPVFALPAPDAHAKAVTVTQDYRLHTSPSRFFNSTLRFRRSDYENKTAFHTFPAEILYDQSVVVGDIANERFEYARSTGGFDLDITPVSRLVLGGTAEYNWRTRSIREVTKDKELAFEGRVNYHPSVRGLVLEGRFRHGDRQLNHTPIAELADEGEQRNLRRFDVGDRLQDWGRARVGFQPSGRSDISAYYEYIRNKYEDRRLDGIGAIAFPIDTIGQLGLLDETRRNVGANLSYELTKQINLRGGVGYSKLYTNQRSRTSGSATLAVVADSTWQARIVDRFVFGNAAVEWRPKADRLSFGATWELERTPTSYDLSSIGLRPPAQDLPSTEYRRMGAGVEGWYQLEKGTTSLGLRWNWEEFHVRDFQASVIPLLYPAVNPTILFMADNFRDYRAHVLSVVVRRTF; this is encoded by the coding sequence ATGAAACGGCTTCGGCAGATCCAGTGGGCCCTCCCGGCGATGATCGTGCTCTCCATCGCGGCCGCGGCCCCGGCCTTCGCGGCCGACGGGGAAGTGACGTTGGGCACGCAGTGGTACAACCAGACGACCCGCGAGCCCAAGTGGTTCGACGAATACCGTGACATCACGAACGGCCCGATGATCGAGTCGTTCGTCATTCTCGACAAGATCGACGGCGGTCGCTACGCGCTGGTCGGCACCAACGTGCTCCACCACGACCAGTCCACGTCGCTGACCTACCGGCGTCCGCGTTTCACCGTCGGCGTGATGTACAAGGAGATCCCGCACAACCTGAGCTGGAACACGAGGACGCCGTACTCGCGCCTGGGGCCCGGCGTCTACGCGCTGCCCGACGCGGTCCAGCGGAGAATCCAGTCCGACTCGGCGAGCACGCCGGCGCGGACGGCCGATCTCCAGTCCCTTCTGGCCAGCGCGAACACGGAGCCGCTGGGGTTCCGAACCGACGTCACCAAGGCGATCATCCGGGGACGAATCGGAAGCGGCCTCCAGCTCGACGTCCGGGGCAGCCGCCGCATGCGCCAGGGCGATAAGGCCTACTCGATCACCCTCGGCGGGTTCAGCAACGTCGTGGAGATCCCGGAGGACATCGACCAGCAGATCGTCACCGGCGAAGCCAAGCTCTCCTACGCGAAGAAGCGCCTCGTCCTCGAGGCTTCCGGCGGCCTGGAGGGCTTCATCAACGAGGTGGACGCCCTGATCGTCGACAACCCGCGCATCGCGGCCGACTCCACGATCGGCTCCTCGCGCGGGCGGCTCGACCTCTATCCGGACAACCGCACCGTTCGCGGCTCGCTCCGCGCCGGGCTCGAGCTGCCGCACCACTCGGTGCTGAATGCCTTCGCCGGCATCAGCGAGACGAAGCAGGACGACCGGTTCCTTCCGTACACGATCAACAGCGCCCTCCCCGTGTTCGCGCTGCCCGCGCCGGATGCGCACGCGAAGGCGGTCACGGTCACGCAGGACTATCGGCTCCATACGTCGCCGTCGCGCTTCTTCAACAGCACGCTGCGGTTCCGGCGGAGCGACTACGAGAACAAGACGGCGTTCCACACCTTCCCGGCCGAGATCCTCTACGACCAATCGGTCGTGGTGGGAGACATCGCGAACGAGCGGTTCGAATACGCCCGCAGCACGGGCGGCTTCGACCTGGACATCACGCCGGTCTCGCGCCTGGTCCTGGGCGGCACGGCGGAATACAACTGGCGCACGCGGTCGATCCGCGAGGTCACCAAGGACAAGGAGCTCGCGTTCGAAGGGCGCGTGAACTATCACCCGAGCGTCAGGGGGCTGGTCCTCGAGGGACGGTTCCGGCACGGAGACCGCCAGCTGAATCACACCCCGATCGCGGAGCTGGCCGACGAAGGGGAGCAGCGGAATCTCCGCCGGTTCGATGTCGGCGACCGACTTCAAGATTGGGGACGGGCTCGGGTCGGCTTCCAGCCGAGCGGCCGGTCCGACATCTCGGCCTATTACGAGTACATCCGAAACAAGTACGAAGACCGCCGTCTGGATGGGATCGGCGCGATCGCCTTCCCGATCGACACCATCGGGCAGCTGGGACTGCTGGACGAAACGCGGCGCAACGTGGGCGCCAATCTTTCCTACGAGCTCACCAAGCAGATCAACCTTCGCGGGGGCGTCGGGTACTCGAAGCTGTACACGAACCAGCGCTCCCGCACGTCGGGCAGCGCCACCTTGGCGGTGGTTGCCGATTCCACCTGGCAGGCGCGGATCGTGGACCGGTTCGTGTTCGGGAACGCGGCCGTGGAATGGCGGCCGAAGGCGGACCGTCTTTCCTTCGGGGCGACCTGGGAGCTGGAGCGCACGCCGACGAGCTACGATCTCAGCTCGATCGGGCTTCGGCCTCCCGCCCAGGATCTGCCGAGCACGGAATACCGCCGCATGGGGGCGGGTGTGGAGGGCTGGTACCAGCTGGAGAAGGGAACGACCTCGCTGGGCCTCCGCTGGAATTGGGAGGAGTTCCACGTGCGGGACTTCCAGGCGTCCGTCATCCCGTTGCTCTACCCGGCCGTGAACCCGACCATCTTGTTCATGGCCGACAATTTCCGGGACTATCGCGCCCACGTTCTGAGCGTGGTCGTGCGACGAACCTTCTGA
- a CDS encoding PQQ-dependent dehydrogenase, methanol/ethanol family produces the protein MCLGAAHPGAAAAARTAAAPRAPRTPPPSGAQWPMAAKNWQNTRFSELNQITPANAGRLRLAWTFSTGVKKGQEAAPIVVGNTMYVVTPYPNILYALDLTKAGTPGVLKWKYVPPTVPAAQGVACCDVVNRGAVYADGRVIINTLDGQTIAVDAASGRELWKNRVANIHTGETITMAPFVVRDKVFVGNSGGELGVRGWIKALAVSSGRLLWTAYSTGPDSAVKIGPRFRAFYPSEKGKDLGVHTWPPGQWEIGGGNVWGWVSYDPDLNLIYHGTGNPGVWNPDLRPGDNKWTCGVFARDPDTGEARWFYQWSPHDLFDHDGVNENVVVDLPLGRSVRKVLLSAQRDGYLYVLDRASGQVLSATPFVRVTAYKGVDLKSGRIQPNEAKETHTGVVVRDIAPASPGGKDWQPTAWSPRTRLLYIPHQTLSMDYEGTDANYIEGTPYVGADVKMYPDPVRPGDGSRGAFTAWDPVHAKPVWEIKERFPVWSGTVVTAGDVAFYGTMDGWFKAVDARTGRVLWRHKTDSGIIGQPVTYLGPDGKQYVAVLAGVGGWSGAIVSGPIDPRDRGAALGFVNAMTDLPKATPAGDKLYVFALP, from the coding sequence CTGTGTCTCGGCGCGGCTCACCCGGGCGCGGCGGCCGCGGCGAGGACCGCAGCGGCTCCGCGCGCCCCCAGGACCCCGCCGCCGTCCGGCGCGCAGTGGCCGATGGCCGCCAAGAACTGGCAGAACACCCGCTTCAGCGAATTGAACCAGATCACCCCCGCGAACGCGGGGCGGCTTCGGCTGGCCTGGACCTTCTCCACCGGCGTGAAGAAGGGGCAGGAAGCGGCCCCGATCGTGGTGGGGAACACGATGTACGTCGTGACTCCCTATCCGAACATCCTCTACGCGCTCGACCTCACGAAGGCCGGCACCCCCGGCGTCCTCAAGTGGAAGTACGTCCCGCCCACGGTCCCCGCCGCGCAGGGAGTCGCCTGCTGCGACGTCGTGAACCGCGGCGCGGTGTACGCGGACGGGAGAGTGATCATCAACACGCTGGACGGCCAGACGATCGCGGTGGACGCGGCGAGCGGCCGCGAGCTCTGGAAGAACCGCGTCGCGAACATCCATACCGGCGAGACGATCACGATGGCGCCGTTCGTCGTTCGCGACAAGGTGTTCGTCGGCAACAGCGGCGGCGAGCTGGGCGTGCGCGGCTGGATCAAGGCGCTCGCCGTCTCCAGCGGGCGCCTCCTCTGGACCGCCTACAGCACCGGCCCCGATTCCGCCGTCAAGATCGGCCCGCGCTTCCGCGCGTTCTACCCCTCGGAGAAAGGGAAGGACCTGGGCGTGCACACGTGGCCCCCCGGCCAGTGGGAGATCGGCGGCGGGAACGTCTGGGGATGGGTCTCGTACGACCCCGACCTGAACCTGATCTATCACGGCACCGGCAATCCGGGCGTCTGGAATCCCGATCTCCGCCCGGGTGACAACAAGTGGACGTGCGGCGTCTTCGCGCGCGACCCCGACACGGGCGAAGCGCGGTGGTTCTACCAGTGGAGCCCGCACGATCTCTTCGACCACGACGGCGTGAACGAGAACGTCGTGGTGGACCTTCCCCTCGGCCGCTCGGTCCGGAAGGTCCTGCTGAGCGCCCAGCGCGACGGCTATCTGTACGTGCTCGACCGGGCGAGCGGCCAGGTGCTTTCGGCCACCCCCTTCGTGCGCGTCACCGCCTACAAGGGCGTGGACTTGAAGTCGGGCCGCATCCAGCCGAACGAAGCGAAGGAGACGCACACCGGGGTCGTCGTGCGGGACATCGCTCCCGCCTCTCCCGGCGGCAAGGACTGGCAGCCGACGGCCTGGTCGCCGCGCACGCGCCTCCTCTATATCCCGCATCAGACCCTCTCCATGGATTACGAGGGCACCGACGCCAACTACATCGAAGGGACGCCCTACGTCGGGGCCGACGTGAAGATGTATCCCGATCCGGTGCGGCCCGGCGACGGGAGCCGCGGCGCGTTCACCGCCTGGGACCCGGTTCACGCCAAGCCGGTCTGGGAGATCAAGGAGCGGTTTCCGGTCTGGTCCGGCACGGTGGTGACGGCCGGGGACGTCGCCTTCTACGGCACGATGGACGGCTGGTTCAAGGCCGTGGACGCGCGGACGGGCCGGGTTCTCTGGAGGCACAAGACCGACTCGGGGATCATCGGTCAGCCGGTCACCTACCTGGGCCCCGATGGAAAGCAGTACGTCGCGGTGCTCGCAGGCGTGGGCGGATGGAGCGGCGCGATCGTCTCGGGCCCGATCGACCCGCGCGATCGCGGCGCGGCGCTCGGGTTCGTGAACGCGATGACCGACCTGCCGAAGGCCACTCCCGCTGGGGACAAGCTCTATGTCTTCGCACTCCCCTGA
- a CDS encoding c-type cytochrome, producing the protein MSSHSPESPIQRIGGALLLLVVLLALLVAGVISFPREKRDLPRPSTAVAPQGPRGGALHAGPSTDSVRVATAGRPGEYRETAQAVSEGQQLFHAYNCSGCHSDGGGGMGAILMDRRWYYGHEPGQIFDTIVQGRQNGMPSFAGRIPAYQVWELVAYVRSLSGLVSPDAASGRDDHMEVAPPPNSLRMRAPLLVRPLPPNDSASVKGTTAPGGATRRETAAAKGAP; encoded by the coding sequence ATGTCTTCGCACTCCCCTGAGAGTCCCATCCAGCGGATCGGCGGAGCGCTCCTGCTTCTCGTCGTGCTGCTCGCCCTCCTGGTCGCGGGGGTGATTTCCTTCCCGCGCGAGAAGCGCGACCTGCCGCGGCCGTCCACGGCCGTGGCGCCCCAGGGCCCACGCGGAGGCGCGCTCCACGCAGGGCCTTCAACCGACAGCGTGCGGGTGGCCACGGCCGGCCGGCCGGGCGAGTATCGCGAGACCGCGCAGGCGGTCTCCGAAGGGCAGCAGCTCTTCCACGCCTACAACTGCTCCGGCTGCCACTCGGACGGCGGCGGCGGCATGGGCGCCATTCTGATGGACCGGCGCTGGTACTACGGGCACGAGCCGGGGCAGATCTTCGACACCATCGTGCAGGGGCGGCAGAACGGGATGCCGTCGTTCGCCGGACGGATCCCCGCCTACCAGGTCTGGGAGCTGGTGGCCTACGTGCGCAGCCTGAGCGGCCTGGTCTCGCCGGACGCCGCCAGTGGCAGGGACGACCACATGGAAGTCGCTCCGCCTCCGAACTCCCTGCGGATGCGCGCGCCGCTCCTCGTGCGCCCGCTGCCCCCGAACGACAGCGCGAGCGTGAAGGGCACGACGGCGCCGGGCGGCGCCACGCGGCGCGAGACCGCCGCCGCGAAAGGCGCGCCGTGA
- the coxB gene encoding cytochrome c oxidase subunit II, producing MIRVLPGPQSALDPAGIQALRIEHLWWLFFGIAAVVYAIVMAVMLVAAIRRRNAPLPARAEEAPDRERRLLRIVAGAVGVTVVLLLVMLVGDFTTRRALRSLEPSDPLEIQVTGHQWWWEFRYQDAIPSNIVTTATELHLPAGRAVELVLRSADVIHSFWAPNLAGKKDLFPGRLTRLFVRADRVGSYTGQCAEFCGNQHASMRFHVVVDPPERFQQWLAAQRAPAAAPVTAEQRRGEAVFLGTTCAMCHSVQGTPARSHVGPDLTHVASRQWIASGFLPNTRDHLAGWIADPQRIRPGVRMPPNPLPPRDVQALVEYLESLR from the coding sequence GTGATCCGCGTCCTCCCCGGTCCGCAATCCGCGCTCGATCCCGCCGGCATCCAGGCGCTCCGGATCGAGCATCTCTGGTGGCTCTTCTTCGGCATCGCCGCCGTCGTCTACGCGATCGTCATGGCGGTCATGCTCGTCGCCGCCATCCGCCGCCGGAACGCCCCCCTCCCGGCCCGCGCCGAAGAGGCTCCCGACCGCGAGCGGCGACTGCTCCGGATCGTCGCCGGCGCGGTCGGCGTCACGGTCGTGCTGCTCCTCGTGATGCTCGTGGGGGACTTCACGACGCGACGGGCGCTCCGCTCGCTCGAGCCCTCCGATCCGCTCGAGATCCAGGTCACGGGCCACCAGTGGTGGTGGGAGTTCCGGTACCAGGACGCCATCCCGAGCAACATCGTGACGACCGCGACCGAGCTCCACCTTCCCGCGGGGCGCGCGGTCGAGCTGGTGCTGCGCTCCGCCGACGTGATCCACAGCTTCTGGGCGCCGAACCTGGCCGGAAAGAAGGATCTTTTTCCCGGGCGCCTCACGCGCCTCTTCGTGCGCGCCGACCGGGTCGGGAGCTACACCGGGCAGTGCGCCGAGTTCTGCGGGAACCAGCACGCCAGCATGCGCTTTCACGTGGTCGTCGATCCGCCGGAGCGCTTTCAGCAGTGGCTCGCGGCGCAGCGCGCTCCGGCCGCGGCTCCAGTCACCGCGGAGCAGCGGCGCGGGGAGGCGGTCTTCCTCGGGACGACCTGCGCCATGTGCCATTCGGTCCAGGGCACGCCGGCGAGGAGCCACGTGGGCCCCGACCTGACGCACGTGGCCAGCCGGCAGTGGATCGCCTCGGGCTTCCTGCCGAACACCAGGGACCATCTCGCCGGCTGGATCGCCGATCCGCAGCGGATCCGGCCCGGCGTCCGAATGCCGCCGAATCCGCTTCCGCCTCGAGATGTACAGGCGCTGGTGGAATATCTGGAGAGTCTCCGATGA
- the ctaD gene encoding cytochrome c oxidase subunit I, giving the protein MSADQRPPAHRDRAREVAEVAALEHTWDRPRGFWGWMISTDHKEIGLRFIGTSFVFFALSGLLAALMRLQLARPESTFLSPDRYNQFFTTHGTGMMFLFAVPVMEGMALYLVPLMIGTRNVTFPRLLNFSYWTFLFAGLMLFAGLFFNMGPDAGWFAYVPLSGPAFGPGHRVDLWAQMITLVETSSIAGAVEIVTTVFKQRAPGMTLDRIPLFVWAQVVTSFMVLFAMPSVQLATSLLGFDRQTHITTQFFNPAEGGDPLLWQHLFWFFGHPEVYIIFLPANGFISAMLPAFTRRSVFGYPALVLSNIATGFLGFGVWAHHMFATPLPELGQGLFTAASLMITIPTAVSIFCWLATIATGRVRLRLPMLFILSFFAVFVIGGLTGVMLGSVAIDSQVHDTFFVVAHLHYVLIGGSVFPLIGAIFYWFPKWSGRMPAERFGILGLALLFIGFNATFFPMHQLGLEGMTRRVYTYLPETGWGPLNLVATIGSWVLALGILLLLVNLLWSRKNGRAAGENPWESDTLEWATPSPPPRYNFRNPPTVKSRDPLWLDPPGTPVVTGLSTEAREVLITTAHDALPHHRLHLAGESPWPFVTAALAAVLQIWVIFRPFAYLVCLPVIGLALAFWFWPSHGPEPLVMPKGPQRESGAPGLST; this is encoded by the coding sequence ATGAGCGCGGACCAGCGCCCCCCCGCACATCGCGACCGCGCGCGCGAAGTCGCCGAGGTCGCCGCCCTCGAGCACACCTGGGATCGACCGCGCGGATTCTGGGGCTGGATGATCTCGACCGATCACAAGGAGATCGGGCTCCGCTTCATCGGGACCTCGTTCGTCTTCTTCGCGCTCTCCGGGCTGCTCGCCGCGCTGATGCGGCTGCAGCTGGCGCGTCCCGAGAGCACGTTCCTGAGCCCCGACCGCTACAACCAGTTCTTCACCACGCACGGCACCGGGATGATGTTCCTCTTCGCCGTGCCCGTGATGGAGGGGATGGCGCTCTATCTCGTCCCCCTGATGATCGGCACGCGGAACGTCACCTTCCCGCGCCTCCTCAACTTCTCCTACTGGACCTTCCTGTTCGCGGGTCTCATGCTCTTCGCGGGCCTTTTCTTCAACATGGGTCCCGACGCCGGATGGTTCGCCTACGTGCCGCTCTCCGGCCCCGCGTTCGGGCCCGGCCATCGCGTCGACCTCTGGGCCCAGATGATCACCCTGGTCGAGACCTCGTCGATCGCGGGCGCGGTCGAGATCGTCACGACCGTGTTCAAGCAGCGCGCCCCGGGCATGACGCTGGACCGCATCCCGCTCTTCGTCTGGGCGCAGGTCGTGACCTCGTTCATGGTGCTGTTCGCCATGCCCTCGGTCCAGCTCGCGACGTCGCTCCTCGGTTTCGACCGACAGACCCACATCACGACGCAGTTCTTCAACCCCGCCGAGGGGGGCGACCCGCTCCTCTGGCAGCACCTGTTCTGGTTCTTCGGCCATCCCGAGGTCTACATCATCTTCCTGCCGGCAAACGGCTTCATCTCGGCGATGCTGCCGGCGTTCACGCGGCGGAGCGTCTTCGGCTATCCCGCGCTCGTGCTCTCCAACATCGCGACCGGCTTCCTGGGGTTCGGCGTCTGGGCGCACCACATGTTCGCCACGCCGCTTCCCGAGCTGGGGCAGGGGCTGTTCACCGCGGCTTCGCTCATGATCACGATCCCGACCGCGGTCAGCATCTTCTGCTGGCTCGCGACGATCGCCACCGGCCGGGTCCGGCTGCGGCTCCCCATGCTCTTCATCCTCTCCTTCTTCGCCGTCTTCGTGATCGGCGGGCTGACCGGGGTGATGCTGGGGTCGGTGGCCATCGACTCGCAGGTGCACGACACCTTCTTCGTCGTGGCGCACCTGCACTACGTCCTGATCGGGGGCTCGGTCTTTCCCCTGATCGGAGCGATCTTCTACTGGTTCCCCAAGTGGAGCGGCCGCATGCCCGCCGAGCGCTTCGGGATCCTCGGCCTCGCGCTTCTCTTCATCGGCTTCAACGCGACCTTCTTCCCGATGCACCAGCTCGGGCTGGAGGGGATGACCCGGCGCGTCTACACCTACCTCCCCGAGACGGGATGGGGCCCGCTGAATCTCGTCGCGACGATCGGGTCCTGGGTGCTCGCGCTCGGAATCCTGCTCCTTCTCGTGAATCTACTCTGGAGCCGGAAGAACGGCCGGGCCGCCGGCGAGAACCCCTGGGAGTCGGACACGCTGGAGTGGGCGACCCCGTCGCCGCCGCCCCGCTACAACTTCCGGAACCCCCCGACGGTGAAGAGCCGCGACCCGCTCTGGTTGGATCCGCCGGGAACGCCGGTCGTCACGGGGTTGAGCACCGAGGCGCGCGAGGTGCTGATCACGACCGCGCACGACGCGCTGCCGCACCACCGGCTGCACCTGGCCGGAGAGTCCCCCTGGCCGTTCGTGACCGCGGCGCTCGCGGCCGTGCTCCAGATCTGGGTGATCTTCCGCCCCTTCGCCTACCTGGTCTGCCTCCCGGTCATCGGACTCGCGCTGGCGTTCTGGTTCTGGCCCAGCCACGGCCCGGAGCCGCTCGTGATGCCCAAGGGTCCCCAGCGCGAGTCCGGAGCGCCGGGGCTTTCCACCTGA
- a CDS encoding cytochrome c oxidase assembly protein, giving the protein MSGLTMRRALLVAALSGAVLVAAIARPLPAGAHPDHEYGVAAPSAPGAPAGRDVPRNWHELARAWEFDPGVVLPLLLSGALYLGGVWGGRGLRRGVRRREVACFAGGWLTLVIALVSPLHPWGEALFSAHMTQHELLMLVAAPLLVLGSPLAPTLRALPRSWTHALARASRAGAWTRIVQTLRNPVIAWAVHGTVLWAWHAPALFDAAVENETVHALQHLSFLGSAVLFWWALLHGRGRAMAYGAAVLYLFTTAMYSGLLGALLTFSESPWYPAYAATARYWGVSAVEDQQLGGLIMWVPACSLYLVVALALFARWMRVSSAGARRSEERAAVGEP; this is encoded by the coding sequence ATGTCCGGCCTGACGATGCGCCGCGCGCTGTTGGTCGCCGCGCTGTCCGGGGCTGTTCTCGTCGCGGCGATTGCGCGGCCGTTGCCGGCGGGCGCCCATCCCGACCATGAGTACGGTGTCGCCGCGCCTTCCGCGCCCGGCGCGCCGGCTGGGCGCGACGTGCCGCGGAACTGGCACGAGCTGGCCCGCGCCTGGGAATTCGATCCCGGAGTCGTCCTCCCGCTGCTGCTCTCGGGCGCGCTCTACCTGGGCGGCGTCTGGGGGGGACGCGGTCTCCGGCGCGGCGTTCGCAGGCGCGAGGTCGCCTGCTTCGCGGGCGGGTGGCTCACGCTGGTGATCGCGCTGGTCTCGCCGCTCCATCCCTGGGGGGAGGCGCTCTTCTCGGCGCACATGACGCAGCACGAGCTCCTCATGCTGGTCGCGGCACCCCTGCTCGTCCTGGGAAGCCCCCTCGCACCCACGCTGCGCGCGCTGCCCCGCTCGTGGACGCACGCCCTGGCCCGCGCGAGCCGCGCCGGCGCCTGGACGCGGATCGTCCAGACCCTCCGCAACCCCGTCATCGCGTGGGCGGTGCACGGCACGGTGCTCTGGGCCTGGCACGCTCCGGCGCTCTTCGACGCCGCGGTCGAGAACGAGACCGTGCACGCCCTCCAGCATCTCTCCTTCCTGGGTTCGGCGGTCCTCTTCTGGTGGGCGCTCCTCCATGGGCGCGGGCGGGCGATGGCCTACGGCGCCGCCGTTCTCTACCTCTTCACCACCGCGATGTACAGCGGGCTCTTGGGGGCGCTCCTCACCTTCTCGGAATCGCCCTGGTATCCGGCGTACGCCGCGACGGCGCGCTACTGGGGCGTCTCGGCTGTGGAGGACCAGCAGCTCGGCGGGCTCATCATGTGGGTCCCCGCATGCTCGCTCTATCTCGTGGTCGCGCTCGCACTCTTCGCGCGCTGGATGCGCGTCTCGAGCGCCGGCGCGCGCCGCTCGGAGGAACGTGCCGCCGTGGGGGAACCGTGA
- a CDS encoding beta-propeller fold lactonase family protein → MTPAGRNQRVTTLAAAALAALALSCGGGEPAHWICVSNERSGTVTVIDGATRAAVATIRLGKRPRGIHASPDGRTLYVALSGSPIAGPPGSTPEPLPPPDRSADGIGVVDLRSLVLSRTLHAGVDPEQFAVSPDGSTLYVANEDAATLSLVRTADGAVERVIPMGDEPEGVGVAPGGREVIATCESFGDVFVLDPAGIPLARLVVPGRPRSVAFLPDGSRAFIPAETNGTLTRVDLRRRAADTTFALPQGSRPMGTVMAPDGTTLYVTNGRAGTVSALDAATLRLRGNVRVGPRPWGAGLSPGGRWLYVANGPSNDVSVVDTRALKEAARIPAGQGPWGIAVVPSPR, encoded by the coding sequence GTGACACCTGCCGGCAGGAACCAGCGGGTCACGACCCTCGCGGCGGCCGCGCTGGCCGCGTTAGCCCTCTCGTGCGGCGGCGGGGAGCCCGCGCACTGGATCTGCGTCAGCAACGAGCGCTCCGGCACGGTCACCGTGATCGACGGCGCGACGCGCGCGGCGGTGGCCACGATCCGGCTCGGAAAGCGCCCGCGCGGAATCCACGCGAGCCCCGACGGGCGGACCCTGTACGTCGCGCTCAGCGGATCGCCCATCGCCGGCCCTCCCGGGTCCACGCCGGAGCCGCTCCCTCCGCCCGACCGTTCCGCCGACGGGATCGGCGTCGTGGATCTCCGCTCGCTCGTCCTCTCCCGAACGCTGCACGCCGGCGTCGATCCGGAGCAGTTCGCCGTCTCGCCCGACGGCTCGACGCTCTACGTGGCCAACGAGGACGCGGCCACGCTCAGCCTGGTCCGGACGGCCGACGGCGCCGTGGAACGCGTGATCCCGATGGGGGACGAGCCGGAAGGGGTCGGCGTGGCGCCGGGCGGCCGCGAGGTGATCGCCACCTGCGAGAGCTTCGGCGACGTGTTCGTCCTCGATCCGGCAGGGATCCCGCTCGCGCGCCTGGTCGTGCCCGGCCGGCCGCGCTCCGTGGCGTTCCTGCCCGACGGCTCCCGCGCGTTCATCCCCGCCGAGACGAACGGCACCCTGACGCGCGTGGACCTTCGCCGCCGCGCCGCCGACACCACGTTCGCGCTTCCCCAGGGATCGCGGCCGATGGGCACCGTGATGGCGCCCGACGGAACGACCCTCTACGTCACGAATGGGCGCGCCGGCACCGTCTCGGCCCTGGACGCGGCCACGCTCCGGCTTCGCGGCAACGTGCGGGTGGGCCCGAGGCCGTGGGGCGCCGGCCTGTCGCCGGGAGGCCGCTGGCTCTACGTGGCGAACGGGCCGTCCAACGACGTCTCGGTCGTGGACACCCGCGCGCTCAAGGAAGCCGCCCGCATCCCGGCGGGGCAGGGGCCCTGGGGGATCGCCGTGGTGCCGTCCCCCCGCTAG
- a CDS encoding DUF1028 domain-containing protein: MTLRSARPAPRAALAAVAFLIAALGAAAPQPSRASQTLSTFSIVACDTLTQELGVAVQSKYFSVGATVPWAEAGVGAVATQANVNPSLGPQALALLRSGLSAPEVMRALAAADTAWDGRQFGIVDAKGRVANWTGKRCLDWAGGETGIAFACQGNILAGPAVVEGMARAFRETRGELAERLLAALEAAQAAGGDKRGQQSAALIVVRPSATHPEYRERYIDLRVEDHKTPIKELRRVWQIHQGFHLANAHLTYATEFEAAGKPELAKLERDRVGETLQRALTRGENDPSVLNGLAWACASNAIFLEDARKAAERAVRADPRNVDILDTLAEVYFRLGENAKAIETESRAAHIDPKSQYLKDQIARFKGEGK, encoded by the coding sequence ATGACGCTTCGCTCGGCGCGGCCGGCGCCCCGCGCCGCTCTGGCCGCTGTGGCGTTCCTGATCGCGGCGCTCGGCGCGGCCGCGCCGCAACCGTCCCGCGCCAGCCAGACCCTGAGCACCTTCTCCATCGTCGCGTGCGACACGCTGACGCAGGAGCTGGGCGTGGCCGTGCAGTCCAAGTACTTCAGCGTGGGCGCGACCGTCCCCTGGGCCGAGGCCGGTGTCGGCGCGGTCGCCACGCAGGCGAACGTGAATCCCTCGCTCGGCCCCCAGGCGCTCGCCCTCCTGCGCTCCGGGCTCTCCGCCCCCGAGGTGATGCGCGCCCTGGCCGCCGCGGACACCGCCTGGGACGGACGTCAGTTCGGGATCGTGGACGCGAAGGGACGCGTGGCCAACTGGACCGGGAAGCGCTGCCTCGACTGGGCCGGGGGCGAGACCGGCATCGCGTTCGCCTGCCAGGGGAACATCCTCGCGGGCCCGGCCGTCGTGGAGGGGATGGCGCGCGCCTTCCGCGAGACGCGTGGCGAGCTGGCCGAGCGGCTCCTGGCCGCTCTCGAAGCGGCGCAGGCGGCGGGTGGCGACAAGCGGGGGCAGCAGTCGGCCGCGCTCATCGTCGTTCGCCCCAGCGCGACCCACCCCGAGTACCGGGAGCGCTACATCGATCTTCGCGTCGAGGACCACAAGACGCCGATCAAGGAGCTGCGCCGCGTCTGGCAGATTCACCAGGGGTTCCACCTGGCGAACGCGCACCTGACCTACGCGACCGAATTCGAAGCCGCCGGCAAGCCGGAGCTGGCCAAGCTGGAGCGCGACCGCGTGGGGGAGACGCTGCAGCGCGCGCTGACGCGCGGGGAGAACGATCCTTCCGTGTTGAACGGGCTGGCCTGGGCGTGCGCGTCGAACGCCATCTTCCTCGAGGACGCGCGCAAGGCGGCCGAGCGGGCCGTCCGAGCGGACCCGCGGAACGTGGACATCCTGGACACGCTGGCCGAGGTCTACTTCCGCCTGGGCGAGAACGCCAAGGCGATCGAGACCGAATCGCGGGCCGCGCACATCGATCCCAAGAGCCAGTACCTGAAAGACCAGATCGCGCGCTTCAAGGGGGAGGGCAAGTGA